One Tolypothrix bouteillei VB521301 DNA window includes the following coding sequences:
- a CDS encoding winged helix-turn-helix domain-containing protein, translating to MFTSESTKYPHTAEIGQRSRILVVEDEELIREMLVLALEEEGYGVLTASDGRLAVEYLKNCEPNSGETAFDLVILDLMLPQINGLDICRLLRYQGNPVPILMLSAKGSETDRVLGLEVGADDYLTKPFSMRELVARCRALLRRQRLSTLPQLPVLQYKDVTLYPQECRVLVRGQEVSLSPKEFRLLELFMSYARRVWSREQLLDQVWGPDFVGDSKTVDVHIRWLREKLEIDPSRPDYIVTVRGFGYRFG from the coding sequence ATGTTTACCAGCGAATCGACTAAGTATCCTCATACAGCAGAAATCGGACAAAGAAGCCGGATTTTAGTGGTTGAAGATGAGGAACTCATCCGGGAAATGCTTGTTCTTGCGTTGGAAGAAGAAGGTTATGGGGTGCTGACTGCCTCTGATGGGCGGTTGGCTGTAGAATACTTAAAAAATTGCGAGCCGAATTCGGGCGAAACAGCTTTCGATCTGGTTATTTTGGATTTGATGTTACCTCAGATCAACGGATTGGATATTTGTCGCTTACTTCGCTATCAGGGAAATCCAGTACCTATTTTGATGTTAAGCGCAAAAGGTAGCGAAACAGACCGCGTTCTTGGGTTGGAAGTCGGTGCAGATGATTACCTCACCAAACCTTTTAGTATGCGGGAGTTAGTTGCTCGGTGTCGGGCTTTGTTACGCCGTCAACGTTTGAGTACTTTGCCCCAACTCCCTGTCTTACAATATAAAGATGTAACTTTATATCCCCAAGAATGTCGGGTACTTGTACGCGGTCAGGAAGTGAGTTTGTCTCCCAAAGAATTCCGCTTGTTAGAACTGTTTATGAGCTATGCTCGCCGTGTCTGGTCAAGGGAACAGCTTCTGGATCAAGTTTGGGGACCTGATTTTGTGGGGGATAGTAAAACTGTAGACGTCCACATTCGTTGGTTGCGCGAAAAGTTAGAGATCGACCCAAGCCGTCCGGATTATATTGTGACGGTGAGAGGTTTCGGATATAGATTTGGATAG
- a CDS encoding DUF3593 domain-containing protein, which translates to MISKETLFALSLFPYLGFLWYLSRVQPMPRLAMYGFYGTLVFVAVTIPAGIYAQVHYGNSLANVDWLHGSAEFFLTLSNILIVLGFREAVMKRNKDQ; encoded by the coding sequence ATGATTTCAAAAGAAACCCTCTTTGCCCTTTCCCTATTTCCATACCTGGGTTTCTTATGGTATCTGAGCCGCGTTCAGCCCATGCCTCGTTTGGCAATGTATGGATTTTATGGCACTCTTGTTTTTGTTGCCGTTACCATTCCAGCAGGGATTTATGCTCAAGTCCATTATGGTAATTCTCTCGCAAACGTCGATTGGTTGCACGGCAGCGCCGAGTTTTTTTTAACACTTTCTAATATCTTGATTGTGCTGGGTTTTCGTGAGGCTGTTATGAAGCGAAACAAAGACCAGTGA
- a CDS encoding ester cyclase, which yields MSQTQPVELPLWARDREEVIAMDASVEWREGRPDYSHTNQFREQERQCNHAEGSLNAIAHNLVRTFEMEATHKINPQQWLSVVTEKFRMSTNGGKQYTAQDVIDVGTYNLFLGDTEHYRSTEETFDSSYNLFHTAFPEGFHWELIAVLSPPPNVVFKWRHWGQFKGNFKDFAPTGETIEIVGLSVASVTEDLKIESVEHFFDNSAFLNKLTASKCPFHS from the coding sequence ATGAGTCAGACACAACCAGTAGAATTACCTCTCTGGGCACGAGACCGAGAAGAAGTGATTGCGATGGATGCTTCGGTTGAATGGCGAGAGGGAAGACCAGATTATTCCCATACCAATCAGTTCCGCGAACAAGAGCGCCAGTGCAACCATGCCGAAGGTTCTTTGAATGCGATCGCTCACAATCTTGTAAGAACTTTTGAGATGGAAGCCACCCACAAAATCAATCCACAACAATGGCTTTCTGTTGTTACTGAGAAGTTTCGCATGAGTACCAATGGAGGTAAACAATACACAGCACAAGATGTAATAGATGTCGGGACTTACAACCTCTTTTTAGGGGACACGGAACATTATCGTTCAACTGAGGAAACCTTTGATTCCTCCTATAACCTCTTCCATACAGCTTTTCCAGAAGGATTTCATTGGGAATTAATCGCAGTGTTATCCCCGCCGCCCAATGTTGTCTTTAAGTGGAGACATTGGGGGCAATTTAAGGGGAACTTTAAAGACTTTGCTCCTACAGGTGAAACGATAGAAATAGTTGGATTAAGTGTTGCAAGTGTTACCGAAGATCTGAAAATCGAATCAGTAGAACACTTTTTTGATAACAGTGCTTTTCTCAACAAATTAACCGCTTCTAAATGCCCCTTTCACTCTTAA
- a CDS encoding DUF2499 domain-containing protein codes for MHALSIPTWIIHVSSVVEWIAAIWLIWKYGEVTGNRAWGALSFAMLPALVSAMCACTWHYFDNAQSLEWLVTLQATMTLVGNFTLWAAAFWIWRSYRTNTTPYSSTPNSYSIEKK; via the coding sequence ATGCATGCTCTTTCGATTCCAACTTGGATTATTCATGTATCTAGCGTTGTTGAGTGGATTGCCGCTATTTGGTTAATCTGGAAGTATGGGGAAGTGACAGGTAACCGAGCTTGGGGAGCATTGTCCTTTGCAATGTTACCCGCCCTTGTCAGCGCTATGTGTGCCTGTACCTGGCATTATTTCGACAACGCACAATCTCTAGAATGGCTGGTCACTCTACAAGCTACCATGACCCTAGTAGGTAATTTTACGCTTTGGGCAGCCGCGTTTTGGATTTGGCGTTCCTATCGTACCAACACAACTCCCTATTCCTCAACTCCTAATTCCTACTCCATAGAAAAGAAATGA
- the hisA gene encoding 1-(5-phosphoribosyl)-5-[(5-phosphoribosylamino)methylideneamino]imidazole-4-carboxamide isomerase, with product MEILPAIDLLEGRCVRLYQGDYERSQVFNENPVEVAKQWVEQGATRLHVVDLDGAKTGKPTNLAAIEAIAQEIAIPIQVGGGIREHSTAKQLLNLGVQRVILGTVAVEQPQLVQQLCQEFPEQIVVGIDARNGLVATRGWLETSEVSASQLAVQMQELGAAAIIYTDIHRDGTLSGPNLEALRAIAATVTIPIIASGGVSSVTDLLSLLALEPQGVTGVIVGRALYTGDISLREALRAVGQGRIQDIPPNIDFSAFA from the coding sequence ATGGAAATTCTCCCAGCAATAGATTTACTAGAAGGTCGCTGTGTGCGACTGTACCAAGGCGACTACGAGCGATCGCAAGTTTTCAACGAGAACCCCGTTGAAGTTGCCAAACAGTGGGTCGAGCAAGGTGCTACTAGGTTGCACGTAGTCGATCTAGACGGCGCAAAAACTGGTAAGCCGACTAACTTAGCTGCGATTGAGGCGATCGCGCAAGAAATTGCCATACCAATTCAAGTTGGTGGAGGAATTCGGGAACACTCTACAGCAAAACAGTTACTTAATTTGGGGGTGCAGCGAGTCATCCTAGGAACTGTAGCTGTGGAACAGCCCCAACTCGTACAGCAACTTTGCCAAGAGTTTCCCGAACAAATTGTTGTTGGTATAGATGCTCGCAACGGGCTAGTAGCAACTCGTGGCTGGCTGGAAACCTCAGAAGTTTCCGCGTCACAATTGGCCGTACAAATGCAAGAATTGGGAGCAGCCGCAATTATCTACACCGATATTCATCGCGATGGAACCCTTTCTGGACCCAATCTAGAAGCATTGCGTGCGATCGCAGCTACTGTTACCATACCCATCATTGCTTCTGGTGGCGTCAGTTCCGTAACCGACTTGTTAAGCTTGTTGGCTTTGGAACCGCAAGGCGTCACAGGCGTTATTGTTGGGCGTGCTTTGTACACTGGTGATATTTCTTTAAGAGAAGCATTGCGAGCAGTAGGACAAGGACGTATTCAAGATATTCCGCCAAATATAGATTTCTCTGCCTTTGCATAA
- a CDS encoding Nramp family divalent metal transporter, whose protein sequence is MADPENRPSLPEVHRSISIPNSSGFWRKMLAYGGPGYLVSVGYMDPGNWATDIAGGAKFGYTLLTVILLSNLMAILLQSLCVRLGVATGRDLAQACRYYFSPRVSFCLWILCEIAIAACDLAELLGSAIALQLLFGIPLVWGVSITALDVLVLLFLQGKGFRYTEALVIMLVATVGICFTAEILFSRPDTGRILLGYLPKREILQNPEMLYISIGILGATVMPHNLYLHSSIVQTRDWEPMPKKRWEAIKFGTIDSTFALSLALFINSAILIVSAATFHFSGNQNVAEIQDAYKLLSPLLGVSAASAIFGIALLASGQSSTLTATLAGQIVMEGFLQFRFPSWLRRLVTRLLAIVPALITIILFGENSTSSLIVLSQVILSLQLPFAVIPLVMFTSNRRLMGEFVNPLWLKCAACFVAIIIVGLNAWLLLQSILGWLGFHL, encoded by the coding sequence ATGGCCGATCCTGAAAATAGACCCAGTCTTCCTGAAGTTCACCGTAGCATTTCTATCCCAAACAGTAGTGGCTTTTGGCGCAAGATGCTAGCTTATGGAGGACCGGGGTATCTGGTTTCAGTTGGATATATGGACCCTGGAAACTGGGCAACTGACATTGCTGGGGGAGCTAAGTTTGGCTACACCCTGTTGACAGTGATTCTGCTGTCGAACCTAATGGCAATATTACTGCAATCTTTGTGTGTGCGTTTGGGCGTTGCCACAGGGCGAGATTTGGCACAAGCTTGTCGGTATTATTTCAGCCCACGGGTCAGCTTTTGTTTATGGATATTGTGTGAGATTGCCATTGCTGCTTGTGACTTAGCGGAACTACTCGGAAGTGCTATTGCCCTGCAACTCCTATTTGGGATTCCTCTAGTGTGGGGTGTAAGCATCACCGCACTGGATGTCCTTGTATTGCTATTTCTACAAGGTAAAGGCTTTCGCTATACAGAAGCTTTGGTAATTATGCTGGTAGCAACCGTAGGCATTTGTTTCACAGCAGAAATTCTTTTCTCGAGACCTGATACGGGGAGAATTTTGTTGGGATATTTGCCCAAGCGAGAAATTTTACAGAATCCAGAAATGCTTTACATCTCCATCGGCATTTTAGGGGCAACGGTGATGCCTCATAACTTATATTTACACTCCTCCATTGTGCAAACACGCGATTGGGAACCAATGCCTAAAAAGCGATGGGAAGCGATTAAGTTTGGCACTATTGATTCCACTTTTGCTCTGTCGTTAGCACTATTTATCAATTCAGCAATTTTAATTGTGTCTGCTGCAACATTTCATTTTTCAGGTAATCAAAATGTGGCAGAAATTCAAGATGCTTATAAACTACTTTCACCATTGTTAGGAGTTAGTGCTGCAAGTGCTATTTTTGGTATCGCCTTACTTGCTTCTGGACAAAGTTCAACACTGACAGCAACCCTAGCAGGGCAGATTGTGATGGAAGGATTTTTGCAATTTCGCTTTCCTTCATGGTTACGTCGCCTGGTAACCCGTTTGCTTGCTATCGTTCCAGCATTAATTACTATTATTTTATTTGGAGAAAATAGTACAAGCAGCCTCATAGTTCTCAGTCAAGTTATCCTCAGCTTACAGTTACCGTTTGCAGTCATTCCATTGGTAATGTTTACAAGTAACCGTCGCCTGATGGGTGAGTTTGTAAATCCACTCTGGCTCAAATGTGCCGCCTGCTTCGTTGCTATTATTATCGTTGGCTTAAATGCTTGGTTGCTATTACAAAGTATTTTGGGCTGGCTGGGTTTTCATCTCTAA
- the csaB gene encoding polysaccharide pyruvyl transferase CsaB has translation MRVLLSGYYGKGNGGDEALLATLLQMLPPSVTPVVLSGNPKETSDRYNVEARDRMKISPVVEALRSCDAFIWGGGSLIQDTTSLISPFYYAGIMAVAQKMGMKTVAWGQGIGPLKRSVTRWLARQTFSGCTKVSVRDRTSAAMLADWQVPCILAPDPVWALEGKPVPGLWDLPAPRVAVTLRTHPDLTEKRLGNLTRALVDFQKATQTYILLLPFQESEDLEIAQAIQPKLEGVSQILSLKEPQLLKGVFRGVEMAIGMRLHSLIMAAAEGCRCFALSYDPKVNRLMEDLDMPGWNLATLPDDPNVISKTWIEHYANGEPLSTDKIQSLVDRALMHREVLKEVLE, from the coding sequence ATGCGGGTTCTGTTATCTGGGTATTACGGTAAGGGGAACGGTGGGGACGAAGCTTTATTAGCAACACTTCTACAAATGCTACCACCATCAGTCACACCTGTGGTTCTCTCTGGTAATCCCAAAGAAACAAGCGATCGCTACAATGTAGAAGCACGAGATCGCATGAAAATCTCCCCTGTTGTAGAAGCTTTGCGGTCTTGCGATGCTTTTATTTGGGGCGGTGGAAGTTTAATTCAAGATACCACGAGTCTTATCAGCCCTTTTTATTATGCGGGAATTATGGCGGTAGCCCAAAAAATGGGTATGAAAACAGTGGCTTGGGGACAGGGAATCGGTCCGTTGAAGCGTTCTGTGACTCGTTGGTTAGCACGGCAAACTTTTAGTGGTTGTACAAAAGTGAGTGTCCGCGATCGCACTTCTGCGGCTATGCTGGCTGATTGGCAAGTTCCTTGTATTTTAGCTCCCGATCCGGTATGGGCTTTGGAAGGTAAACCAGTTCCGGGACTTTGGGATTTACCTGCTCCTAGAGTTGCAGTGACACTAAGAACTCATCCCGATTTAACAGAAAAACGTCTTGGTAACTTAACTCGCGCCTTGGTTGATTTTCAAAAAGCGACACAAACTTATATCTTATTGCTACCGTTTCAAGAAAGTGAAGATTTAGAAATAGCTCAAGCCATACAACCAAAACTTGAAGGTGTCAGCCAGATCCTGTCCTTAAAAGAACCACAACTTTTAAAAGGAGTTTTTCGCGGTGTCGAAATGGCAATTGGGATGCGCTTGCATAGTTTAATTATGGCTGCAGCAGAAGGGTGTCGCTGTTTTGCTCTCAGTTACGATCCCAAAGTTAATCGATTGATGGAAGATTTAGATATGCCGGGATGGAATTTAGCAACTTTGCCAGATGACCCTAACGTTATTAGTAAAACATGGATCGAGCATTATGCTAATGGCGAGCCGTTATCTACAGATAAAATACAGTCGTTAGTAGATAGAGCGCTGATGCACCGCGAAGTTTTGAAAGAAGTTTTAGAATAA
- a CDS encoding CbtB-domain containing protein, translating into MTAFSRPSVFQKTADVTLSKPVQVTLYMLLSTLAIWSVFFSTYPAVHNTAHSVRRHTLSVAG; encoded by the coding sequence ATGACTGCTTTTTCTCGTCCTTCAGTCTTCCAGAAAACCGCAGATGTTACCCTATCCAAGCCCGTGCAGGTAACGCTTTATATGCTGCTATCAACTCTTGCGATCTGGAGTGTGTTCTTCTCCACTTATCCTGCTGTTCACAACACAGCACACTCAGTGCGTCGTCACACTTTAAGTGTAGCTGGTTAA